The following proteins are co-located in the Thermodesulfobacteriota bacterium genome:
- a CDS encoding sigma-54 dependent transcriptional regulator encodes MYSVLIIDDEIGIRETLSLILKMEGYEVECAESATSGLRLLDSGKHYDYIICDIKMPGMDGIQFLKEIQNRDSGSILIMITAYGTLETSIEAIKAGASEYISKPINTEELLLRMAMAKEREKLKKENLYLRKELGKDDGFEEILFESDKMREVIALARKASQFKTTVLITGESGTGKELIARAIHRASPRREEPFVAINCSAIPEQLLESELFGYAKGAFSGADRTKRGLFEEAHGGTLLLDEIGELPLQLQTKLLRVLQEEEIRRLGDTKTIKIDVRIIAATSSKLDKDIELGKFRNELFYRLNVLPIHIPPLRERKEDINCLVDHFIRKFRTKLNPRIKGISDDVMSELLDYPWYGNVRELENVIERGAILTDSDIIQHLDLGATKNEISKDFRENSISLGEAWQRLEKYYIEKALFEAKGNRTEAAKLLGLSRRSLHYKLKHHGQTEEDD; translated from the coding sequence ATGTACAGCGTCCTGATAATCGATGACGAAATTGGCATTAGAGAAACCCTCTCTTTAATTCTTAAGATGGAAGGATATGAAGTTGAATGCGCTGAAAGTGCAACATCAGGACTCCGACTATTAGACAGTGGGAAACATTACGACTATATAATCTGCGATATAAAGATGCCAGGGATGGATGGCATACAATTTCTCAAAGAGATTCAAAATCGTGACTCGGGTTCAATCCTGATAATGATAACTGCATATGGAACTCTAGAGACGTCCATTGAAGCAATTAAAGCCGGCGCTTCGGAATATATAAGCAAACCCATAAACACAGAGGAATTACTACTTCGAATGGCTATGGCTAAAGAGAGGGAAAAACTAAAGAAGGAAAATCTGTATCTCCGCAAGGAACTCGGAAAGGATGATGGCTTCGAAGAAATATTGTTTGAAAGTGATAAAATGAGAGAGGTGATAGCTCTCGCCAGAAAAGCATCTCAGTTTAAAACTACCGTTCTTATTACAGGCGAAAGCGGAACAGGGAAAGAATTAATTGCGAGAGCGATTCACCGTGCAAGTCCAAGAAGAGAGGAACCATTCGTAGCTATTAACTGCTCAGCTATCCCCGAGCAACTCTTGGAAAGCGAACTCTTCGGTTACGCAAAGGGAGCATTCAGTGGGGCTGATAGAACAAAAAGGGGTCTTTTTGAAGAAGCCCATGGTGGAACACTCTTACTTGACGAAATCGGAGAGCTGCCCCTACAACTCCAGACAAAGCTTTTGCGAGTATTACAAGAAGAGGAAATCAGACGGCTTGGAGATACAAAGACTATCAAAATTGATGTGAGAATTATAGCAGCAACATCTAGCAAATTAGATAAAGATATAGAGTTAGGGAAATTCAGAAACGAGTTATTCTATCGCCTAAACGTGCTGCCGATTCACATTCCGCCTCTAAGGGAAAGGAAAGAGGACATCAACTGTCTTGTTGATCATTTTATAAGAAAATTCAGGACTAAACTTAATCCAAGGATCAAGGGCATCAGTGACGACGTTATGTCTGAGCTATTAGATTATCCATGGTACGGAAATGTGAGAGAGCTTGAAAATGTTATCGAAAGAGGTGCAATCCTCACAGATTCGGACATTATCCAGCATTTAGATTTGGGGGCTACGAAGAATGAAATAAGTAAAGATTTTCGTGAAAATTCAATTTCGCTCGGAGAAGCCTGGCAAAGATTGGAAAAGTATTACATAGAAAAGGCTCTTTTCGAGGCAAAAGGAAACCGCACTGAGGCCGCGAAGCTTCTGGGCTTAAGCCGACGCTCTCTGCATTATAAGCTAAAACATCATGGGCAAACAGAAGAAGACGACTAA
- a CDS encoding helicase associated domain-containing protein → MINNHILGSHKRHIQESQYYPSGKDTIIARIAKRQMDNIREYKSWRNRYDEIVKLKNRTKRLPSLKPSAAGTNQYVLASWLARQRKNKRSGILSKRQIKLLESIGVVWNPTKENKSRWEEQLQKLIEFRKNHPDRWPSKDAKGRRERTIAFWCHNNRMWYQGKLREVGEYPKYRKNKLDKVGFLWFPDARNKRWQKKHEELKRYRQKNPNRWPPVSMYPLYKWLFKQKIRYRGGILQKDRIEVLNKLGVEWNSSEGHPVTAKAKEKQKRE, encoded by the coding sequence ATGATAAATAACCATATCCTCGGATCTCATAAAAGGCATATCCAAGAATCTCAGTATTACCCTAGTGGAAAGGATACAATCATAGCAAGGATAGCGAAGAGACAAATGGATAATATTAGAGAATATAAGTCCTGGAGAAATAGGTACGACGAAATAGTAAAACTCAAAAATAGGACCAAACGGCTCCCAAGTCTAAAACCTTCCGCAGCAGGTACTAACCAATATGTTTTAGCTTCATGGCTTGCAAGACAAAGAAAAAACAAGCGAAGTGGAATACTTTCTAAAAGACAGATTAAGTTACTAGAGTCAATAGGTGTTGTGTGGAATCCGACTAAAGAAAATAAAAGCAGATGGGAAGAACAATTACAAAAACTAATTGAATTTAGAAAGAACCATCCTGACAGATGGCCCAGTAAGGATGCCAAGGGTAGAAGAGAAAGAACGATAGCTTTCTGGTGTCATAACAATAGGATGTGGTATCAAGGTAAATTGAGAGAAGTCGGGGAGTATCCTAAGTACAGAAAAAATAAATTAGATAAAGTTGGATTTCTCTGGTTTCCGGATGCTAGAAATAAGAGGTGGCAAAAAAAACACGAGGAGCTTAAAAGATACAGACAAAAAAATCCCAATAGATGGCCCCCGGTCAGCATGTACCCCCTGTATAAATGGCTATTTAAGCAGAAAATCAGGTATCGCGGTGGTATATTGCAGAAGGATAGGATTGAGGTGCTCAATAAATTAGGGGTCGAATGGAATTCAAGTGAAGGCCATCCTGTTACAGCAAAAGCGAAGGAGAAGCAGAAACGGGAATGA
- a CDS encoding homoserine dehydrogenase — protein MNVINVGLIGAGTVGCGVIKVLSQNADIIEKRTGIRIELKRIADIDPDRKRPVEIPKSLFTTDAWDLIEDSSIPIVIELVGGTTVAKDLILGAVEKGKNVVTANKALIAHHGKEIFTAARKKGVDIGFEASVGGGIPIIKAIKEGFIANKILSIHGIMNGTSNYILSRMTEEGKEFNDVLRQAQIEGYAESDPSFDIDGIDAAHKLSILIMISFGVFLDFKKIYIKGIREITPIDISFADELGYKIKLLAIAKSRDEGLEAGVYPTLVQKGTQIADVSGVFNAIYIVGDSVGPTMLYGMGAGMMPTASAVLSDVVQIAKNIERGNSCTSLPKFYNNKNSSFLIPMSEITTKYYLRFQVEDRPGVLGQITGCLGQNNISIESVIQKGRHLGGGEVPVVIMTHEAKERDLLSSLQAIDNLAVVRARSIFIRIEEL, from the coding sequence ATGAATGTCATTAATGTCGGCTTGATTGGGGCTGGTACGGTTGGATGCGGAGTCATTAAAGTGCTCAGTCAGAATGCGGATATTATAGAGAAAAGAACCGGGATAAGGATTGAGTTAAAGAGAATAGCCGACATAGATCCTGATAGAAAAAGGCCGGTAGAAATACCTAAATCATTATTTACGACCGACGCATGGGATTTAATTGAGGATAGCTCTATACCTATTGTTATCGAGCTTGTAGGTGGTACTACTGTGGCTAAAGACCTTATCTTAGGGGCTGTAGAAAAGGGTAAGAATGTTGTAACCGCGAATAAGGCACTCATAGCACATCATGGAAAGGAAATATTCACTGCTGCGAGGAAGAAGGGGGTTGATATCGGCTTCGAGGCGAGTGTCGGAGGCGGGATACCGATAATCAAGGCTATTAAAGAGGGATTCATTGCAAACAAGATTCTTTCTATTCATGGGATAATGAACGGTACCTCAAACTATATACTCTCGAGGATGACTGAGGAAGGAAAAGAGTTTAATGACGTACTCAGACAGGCTCAAATTGAGGGTTATGCTGAGTCCGACCCTTCATTTGACATCGATGGGATTGATGCGGCTCATAAGCTCTCCATACTTATAATGATATCTTTCGGAGTGTTTCTAGATTTCAAGAAAATCTACATTAAGGGAATCCGCGAGATAACTCCAATCGACATTTCTTTTGCGGATGAGCTCGGTTATAAGATAAAGCTTCTTGCTATAGCCAAGTCTAGAGATGAAGGATTAGAAGCCGGTGTATATCCGACACTTGTTCAAAAGGGAACTCAAATCGCGGATGTCTCGGGAGTGTTTAATGCGATTTATATTGTGGGAGATTCGGTTGGACCCACTATGCTCTATGGAATGGGCGCAGGGATGATGCCCACTGCAAGCGCTGTTTTAAGCGATGTCGTTCAAATTGCCAAAAACATAGAAAGGGGAAATTCGTGTACATCTCTTCCCAAATTTTATAACAATAAAAATTCCTCTTTTTTAATCCCGATGTCGGAGATCACAACTAAATACTATTTACGGTTCCAGGTCGAGGACAGACCGGGTGTACTGGGACAAATTACCGGATGTTTAGGACAAAATAATATTAGCATCGAATCCGTCATTCAGAAGGGAAGACATTTGGGGGGAGGAGAGGTTCCTGTAGTCATAATGACTCATGAAGCAAAAGAAAGAGATTTACTTTCCTCTCTTCAAGCTATTGATAATCTCGCGGTTGTAAGAGCCCGAAGTATCTTTATCAGGATTGAGGAATTGTAG